CACGACGGGCAGCCCTTCGACGCGGAGGCCGCGGCGTGGTGGTTGAACCGGGTCCTGGACCCGGCGGCGGACTGCTACGTGCTCGACAGCGTCCTGACCAGCGACATCTCCTCGGTGAGCGCGGTCGACGAGAAGACGCTGGCGATCGAGCTCGGGTCCCCGGACCCGATCCTGCCTCGCCGGCTCGCGTTCACCCCGATCGGCGCGCCCACCGACGACCCGCTGGTCGAGGTCACCGACCCCGTGGGCACGGGCCCGTACCAGTTCGTCAGCTTCACCCCCGACCAGTCCTTCAGCATGGAGCGCTACGCGGACTACTGGGGCGAGGCGCCCGACGTCGGGGAAGTCGAGTACATCTTCCGCAGCGAGAGCGCGGTGCGCGCCGCCATGGCCTCGACGGGGGAGGTGGACCTCGCCACGTCGATCACCGCGCAGGACGCGGACGCACCCAACGCGCAGACCTACACCGTCTCAGAGACGCTCTACGCCCGGCTGGACAGCGAGGTTCCGCCGTTCGACGACGCGCGGGTCCGCAAGGCGGTGAACCTCGCGATCGACCGGCAGACCTTCGTCGACAACGTCTTCGGCGGCAAGGGCGAGCCCGCCAGTGAGATCTTCCTGCCGAACGTGGTCGGCTACGACCCCGACGTGACGTGGGAGTACGACCCCGAGGAGGCGAAGCGGCTCATCGCCGAGGCTCAGGCCGACGGCGTCGACGTGAGCCGCGAGATCGAGGTCATCGGGCGCACGGGGCTTCGCAACTCCAACGGGTCCGAGACGATGGACACGCTCGCCGCCATGCTCGGGGCGGTCGGCCTCAAGGCCCGGACCGTCGTGATGGAGTTCGAGCAGTACCGGGAGCGGTTCGAGGCACCCCAGGACCCGGCGGCGCTGCCGACGATGATCGTCAACGTGCACGGGAACTCCCTCGGTGACGCCCACCTCAGCCTGGACGGCAAGCTCGGCTGCAACGCGCCGCAGTCGCCGGCCTGTGACGAGACGTTCCAGCAGATGCTCGATGACGCCGGCGCCGCCAGCGGCGACGAGCGGGAGGGCCTGCTTCAGGACGCCGCACGGTACGCCCACGACGAGATGACGTTCCTGGTGCCCGTCGCGTACACGACGGACACGCTCATCACGGCGAACGAGTGCGTGCAGTACACCCCCAACCCGGCGACGCTCCAGAAGCTGGTCGTCGCGGAGATCAAGCTGCAGTGCTAGTCCCGGCCAGGTTCCGGCGGGCACCCGCCCGCCGGAACCTGGCACCACGCCGCGAGCTCCGCCGTCGGCGCCACATAGTCCCGCACGACGGACGAGCTTCGTCTGGTGCATCACCCGATCTCTGCTTGTGCGCGGGGCGTCCCGTACTGCTCGCGCACCCACTCTTCTGGAGGTACCCGTGTCGCCTACCGTCCGAGCGATCGCGATCATCGGATCCGGTCCTGCGGGATACACAGCCGCGCTGTACGCGGCACGTGCGAACCTCGCGCCGCTCGTCTTCGAGGGTTCGGTGAGCTCGGGTGGCGCGTTGATGTCCACTACGGGTGTGGAGAACTTCCCGGGGTTCCCCGGAGGGATCCAGGGCCCCGATCTGATGGCCCTGCTGCGCCAGCAGGCCGCGGAGTTCGGCGCCGAGCTCGTGACGGAGGACGTCGTCGAGGTGGACCTGGCACCCGCGGCCAAGCGCCTTCGGACCGAGAGCGGCGTGGAGTACGACGTGCAGGCGGTGATCGTCGCCACCGGTGCGGGCTACCGCGAGCTGGGGCTCGCCGACGAGCGCCGGCTGACCGGGTACGGCGTCTCCTGGTGCGCCACGTGCGACGGGGCGTTCTACAAGGAGAAGGAAGTGGCCGTCGTCGGCGGTGGGGACTCCGCCCTCGAGGAGGCCCTCTTCCTGACCCGGTTCGCCCGTTCGGTGACCGTCGTCCACCGCAGGGACACGCTCCGCGCGTCCGCCGTCCTGCAAGACCGCGCCCGCGACAACCCCCGGATCTCCTTCGCGTGGAACAAGGAGATCATCGGCCTCCGTGGGCAGGACCGGCTTACCGGGGTCCAGCTGGCCGACGCCCGATCCGGTGACCTCAGCGAGGTCCCGGCGGACGGCCTGTTCGTCGCCATCGGGCACCTGCCGCGGAGCGACCTGTTCCGCGACCAGCTCGAGCTGACCGCCGGCGGCCACATCCGCGTGCAGTCCCCGACGACGGCGACGAGCGTGCCGGGCGTCTTCGCGTGCGGCGACGTCGTCGATGCGCTCTACCGCCAGGCCATCACCGCGGCCGGCAGCGGCTGCGCCGCGGCGCTGGACGCCCAGCGGTTCCTCGCAGGTCTCGAGACACCCGTCGCTGGAAGTGGCTTCCGTCCCACGGGTACCGTGGCGTCACGACCGGCGGAGCCGGTGCGGCCCGCGACGGAGGAGGCGACGATGGTCCGTGGCAGCGCGGTCGAGACCGTCACCGACGCGAGCTTCGCCGGCGAGGTGCTGGACCACGACAAGCCGGTGCTCGTCGACTTCTGGGCCACCTGGTGCAGCGCCTGCCAGCTGATGTTCCCCGCGCTGGCCGACTTCGCCCGGGAGTACGAGGGCCTGATCGCGGTGAAGAAGGTTGACGTCGACGAGAGTCCCGTGACCGCCGAGAAGTACGACATCGGGTCGATGCCCACCTTGAAGCTGTTCCGTGGCGGCGAGGTGGTCCACACCATCGTGGGCGCGAAGACCAAGTCCAGCCTGGTCGCTGAGCTGAGCCAGTTCCTCCCGGCGCGCACACCATGAGTCCAACTGAGTCGGACCGGAGTCTGTCATGAGTGTCGTACCGAAGCTGGTGACCGATGAGGCGCCCGACGCCGACAGGGCCGAGCAGCGCATGCAGTCCCTCACGCGGGCGTTCCAGCTGCTGGAGCTGATGGCGTCGAACGGCGGCTCGATGGCGCTGAGCGAGCTCTCCCACCAGTCGGGCCTTCCCCTGCCCACGACCTACCGGGTGGTCAACTCGATGGTGTCGGAGGGGTACGTCCGCCGCCTCCAGGAGCGTGGGTACGCGCTGGGTCCGAGGCTCATCGGCCTGGGGGCCGTCGCCTCCCGGATGCTGGGGGCCTGCGCGGACCCGTTCATCGAGGAGCTCGTCGAGGCGGTCGGCGAGACGGCCGGCGTCGCCGCGCTGGACGGAGAGAGCGCGGCCTACATCGCGCAGGCGCCCTCGAGGTTCGCGATGCGGATGTCGATCGAGGTCGGGCACCGTTCGCCGCTCCACTGCACCGCGGCGGGGAAGGTCATCCTCGCCCAGCTGCCGCCCAGCCAGGTCAAGCACCTTCTGGCACGCACCGAGCTGCAGCGCTACACCCCCCGCACGATCTCCTCGTTCCCGGAGCTGAAGGAAGAGCTGGCGACCGTCGCGAAGCAGGGGTTCGCCGTGGACGACGGCGAGTCCGAGAAGGGCTTGCGCAGCATCGCGGTCTCCGTGCCCGAGGCGCCGGTCCCCATGGCGCTGTCAGTCCTGGGCCCGGACTCCCGGCTCACCATCGACACAGTCACCGCCATCGTTCCCCTGCTGCACAGCACGGCAGCCAAGCTGATGACGTGCGTCTGACCCGGTCCGCCACCGGCGGGTGACGTCCTCGACCATCGCGCGATGACCACCGCACGATCGGGAACCTGCGAGATCGACGTCGCTCCCGCCACGTCGTCACGAACTTCGAAGGAGGCAGATGGCCGGCGGTGCGCGCACGCCCGGGCAGAGCGTGACCTCAAAGGTGCTCGCCATCCTCGGCGCCTTCGAGCGCGGACCGAACGCCCGGTCACTGACCGACATCGCCGCCGACAGCGGTCTCCCGCTCAGCACGGTCCACCGGCTCGTGGGCGAGCTCGAGCAGTGGGGCGCGCTCAACCGTGACCCGGGCGGCGGCTACCGCGTCGGCATGCGTCTGTGGGAGCTGGGCCAGCACGCGGGCCGCCAGATGCGCGAGCGTGCCCGGCCCATCCTCCAGGACCTCTTCGGCCTCACCCAGGAGACCACCCACCTGGCGATCCGCTCTGGCGCCGACGTGCTCTTCGTGGACCGCATCTACAGCTCCAAGCGGGTGCCCCGCGCCGCACGTGTCGGGGGCCGGCTGCCCCTGCACGTCTCCGCTGTCGGGAAGGTGCTCCTCGCCCACGAGGACAAGTGGTTCCGGGAGACGTACCTCCTGCGCGACCTCGAGGCGATGACCCGCGCCTCCCGGGTGGACGCCGCGACGCTGCGCGCCGAGCTGGACCAGATCACCCGGCAGGGTTACGCCATGACCGAGCAGGAGGCGCGGGTGGGCTCCTGCTCCGTCGCCGTACCGGTCTTCCACCGCGAGGGCCCGGTGTTCGCCGGGCTCGGGCTGGTCGTGGCCGCGGCGCAGGCCGGGTCGCTCACCCGGTACCTTCCTGCGCTACGGGCCGCGGCCGCCGAGATCGAACGCGTCACGGCACCGTTCCCGCTCTCGACCATCCTGTCCACCATGCGCGGGGGCAGCTCGGCCGACCGGAGAGTCGACCCGCCCGGCGGCGAGCTCTCGGGCGGCGGCAGCGAGCGGCCTGGCGCCGCCACCAGCGGAACCGGCTTCAACTGAGTGGAAGAACCACCTTGGCGGGCACCCGCCCCCCGGGTTGTATGTGACCTACGTTCAAAACCGGCGATGGAGCAGGTATGGCAACGACGCAGGACGTGACGGCGCAGCCCAAGGGCTGTCCGGTGGACCACCACGGCTACCAGCCGTTCGACCAGCACGACCCCTTCCCCGCCTACGCCGAGCTGCGGCGCGAGGCGCCCGTCATGTTCGACGAGCGGATCGGCTACTGGGTGGTCACCCGCTACGACGACATCAAGTCAGTCTTTGCCGACTGGGAGACCTTCTCCAGCGAGAACGCCCAGGCGCCGGTGCGCGAGCGCGGCCCCCAGGCCACGCAGATCATGAAGGAGGGCGGCTTCACCGCCTACTCCGGCCTGTCCGCCCGCATCCCCCCGGAGCACACCCGCATCCGCGAGATCGTCCAGCGCGAGTTCACCCCGCGCCGGTACAAGACCCTCGAGCCGGCCATCCGCCAGAACGTGGTGGACCTGCTGGAGAAGCTCCTCGCCCACCCCGACCGGCGCGCCGACCTCTTCCGCGACCTCGCCTACGACGTCCCGACCATCACGATCCTCACTTTGCTCGGCGCCGACGTCACCCAGATCGACACCTACAAGCGCTGGTCGGACTCCCGCGCCGCGATGACGTGGGGCGACCTCAGCGACGAGGAGCAGGTGCCGCACGCGCACAACCTCGTCGAGTACTGGCAGGAGTGCCTGGCGCTGGTCGCCCGCGCCCACGAGGAGGGCGGCGACAACCTCATCGCCGACCTCGTCCGCGACCAGCGGGACGGCGCCGAGATCACCGACCACGAGATCGCCTCCGTGGCCTACAGCCTGCTCTTCGCCGGCCACGAGACCACGACGACGCTCATCGCCAACTCCCTGCGCGTGCTCCTGGCCCACCGCGACCAGTGGCAGGCCCTGGTCGAGGACCCCAAGAAGATCAAGGCCGCGATCGAGGAGGTGCTGCGGTACAGCCCGTCCATCGTCGGATGGCGCCGCCGTGCGCTGAAGGACGCGCGCATCGGCGACGTCGACATCCCCGCCGGCGCGAACATCCTCCTGCTCATGGGCTCGGCCAACCACGACGAGACCCACTTCGAGGGCGGCGAGTCGTTCGACATCGACCGGCCCAACGCCCGCGAGCACCTGTCGTTCGGGTTCGGCATCCACTACTGCCTGGGCAACATGCTCGCCAAGCTCCAGGCCCGCATCGTGCTCGGGGAGGTCGCCGCCCGCGCTCCCCACCTCACCCTCGACGACCCCGAGGGCATCGGCTTCAGGGAGAACCTCTCCTTCCGCATCCCGCTCGCCGTGCCCGTCGCCTGGGAGGCCTGACATGACGACGTACGTGCAGTTCTTCGACGCCGGCCTCGCCCCGGAGCACGACCTGCTGGGCGGCAAGTGCGCCTCGCTGGTGTCCATGACGGCGGCCGGGATGCCCGTCCCACCCGGGTTCGCCGTCACCACCGCGCTCTACGACGCCTTCCTCGCAGACGCCGGCATCGCCGCTGACATCTCCCGCCTCCTCGCCGGTATCGACGCCGACGACGTCACCGATGTCGACGCCGCCTCCGCCCAGATCCGGGACGAGATCTGCTCGCGGGCGATCCCCGAGCCGCTACGGACGGCCACGCGGGCGGCCTACGACGAGCTCATGGCCCGGTGCGGCGGCGAGGTGCCGGTGGCCGTGCGGTCCTCGGCGACGGCGGAGGACCTGCCCGGCGCGAGCTTCGCCGGCCAGCAGGACACCTACCTGTGGCTGACCGGCTGGGACGAGGTCCGCGAGCACATCCGCCGCTGCTGGGCCTCGCTCTACACCAGCCGCGCGATCATCTACCGGCTGAGGAACGACATCCCCGACGAGGGCCTGTCCATCGCCGTCGCCGTGCAGAAGATGGTCAACGCCCGCACCTCCGGCGTCGCGATGACCCTGGACCCCACCAACGGCGACCGGTCCAAGATCGTCATCGACGCCTCCTACGGCCTCGGCGAGATGGTCGTCTCCGGGCAGGTCACCCCGGACAACGTCTCCCTGGACAAGGTCATGCTGACCGTCGTCGGGGAGCACCTCGGGGACAAGCACGCCGAGCTCGTGCCCGACCCCGCGTCCCGGGCCCTCGTGGAGCGGGAGGTCGACGCCGAGCGCCGCGCCCGCCGCAGCCTCACCGACACCGAGCTGGTGGCGGTCGCCACGATGGCGAAGCGGGCGGAGAAGCACTACGGGTGCCCGCAGGACATCGAGTGGGCGATCGACGCCGACCTGCCCGACGGGGAGAACCTGCTCCTCCTGCAGTCCCGGCCCGAGACCGTCTGGTCGGCCAAGAAGGCCGCCGCTCCGGCGTCCGCCGCCCGCACCGGCGTGGGAGGTATCGCCGGCATCACGAGCGTCCTGCTGGCCGCCGCCGGCTGAGGCCACCGGACCCACCGCCCGCCACGAGACCGACCCGCCCCCGGACAGGCACGTCCCTCCACGAAACCCAGTCCTTCACGACACCTACACCCACACGTAACCGCCCCGCGCACGACCCCCACCGCGACGATGACGCCGCGCCCCCGCTGCAGTGACGCAGCCGACGGAAAAGGTGAGACATGGCAAGGAAGTCATTCCCCAGCCCGTTCGACCTCCCCACGCCCCCCGGAGCCGAGGGCTGGGAGGGCATCTACCCCTACTACCTCGTCTTCCAGGACGCCCTGAAGGCCGAAGAGGACGAGAAGTTCTGGTTCTGCGACAGCCAGCACTGGCCCACGGTCTTCAAGCCCTTCGAGACCATCGGCGGGGAGTTCGCCGTCAAGTGCCTCGGGCAGTACAACGCCCGCCACCTGATGATCCCCAACGCCAACGGCATCGAGTTCCGGGTGCACCTGGGCTACCTGTACATGTCCCCCATCCCGGTGCCGGAGGACCAGATCCCCGCCCGGGTGCCCCTCTTCGAGGAGCGGGTGGGGTACTACTTCCAGAACTGGGAGCGCCTCCTCGGGCAGTGGAAGGTCAAGGTGCGCGCCACCATCGACGAGATGGAGGGCATCGAGTTCACCCGGCTGCCCGACGTCGTGCCCACCGAGGACATCACCTCCGGCAAGGCCATGGACGGCAGCGAGCGGCTCCTGGAGGACTACGACCGACTCATCCAGCTGTGCTACCGCAACTGGCAGTACCACTTCGAGTTCCTCAACCTGGGCTACATCGCCTACCTGGACTTCTTCAACTACTGCAAGGAGGTCTTCCCCGGGATCCCGGACCTGGCGATCGCCACCATGGTCCAGGGCGTCGACATGGAGCTGTTCAAGCCCGACGACGAGCTGAAGGAGCTGGCGACCCTCGCCGTCGAGCTCGGCCTGCAGAACCAGTTCACCGCCACCGACGACGTCGCCGGCACCCTCGCGGCCGTCGCGGCCGCACCCGGCGGGGACCAGTGGATCGCCCGGTACGAGCAGGCCCAGGACCCCTGGTTCAACTTCACCGTGGGCAACGGCTTCTACGGGCACGACAAGTACTGGAACGAGCACCAGGAGATCCCGCTCGGCTACATCGCCGACTACATCCGCCGCGTCGAGGACGGCCAGCAGATCCTGCGGCCCGTCGAGGCGCTCGTCGCGGAGAAGGAGCGCATCGTCGCCGAGTACCGCGACCTGCTCGACGGCGAGTCGCTCGCCACCTTCGACGCCAAG
This window of the Georgenia yuyongxinii genome carries:
- a CDS encoding ABC transporter substrate-binding protein, which translates into the protein MTTLRNLGHHRFRTSGRPLRATAVAAVVALALAACGTGGADEPGESSSAGADASLRIVMANPPKEGTLDTCNGDNNQLLQENITEPLVRVNGETGELEPLLAEEWTEESPTRWVFTLREGVTFHDGQPFDAEAAAWWLNRVLDPAADCYVLDSVLTSDISSVSAVDEKTLAIELGSPDPILPRRLAFTPIGAPTDDPLVEVTDPVGTGPYQFVSFTPDQSFSMERYADYWGEAPDVGEVEYIFRSESAVRAAMASTGEVDLATSITAQDADAPNAQTYTVSETLYARLDSEVPPFDDARVRKAVNLAIDRQTFVDNVFGGKGEPASEIFLPNVVGYDPDVTWEYDPEEAKRLIAEAQADGVDVSREIEVIGRTGLRNSNGSETMDTLAAMLGAVGLKARTVVMEFEQYRERFEAPQDPAALPTMIVNVHGNSLGDAHLSLDGKLGCNAPQSPACDETFQQMLDDAGAASGDEREGLLQDAARYAHDEMTFLVPVAYTTDTLITANECVQYTPNPATLQKLVVAEIKLQC
- the trxB gene encoding thioredoxin-disulfide reductase, which encodes MSPTVRAIAIIGSGPAGYTAALYAARANLAPLVFEGSVSSGGALMSTTGVENFPGFPGGIQGPDLMALLRQQAAEFGAELVTEDVVEVDLAPAAKRLRTESGVEYDVQAVIVATGAGYRELGLADERRLTGYGVSWCATCDGAFYKEKEVAVVGGGDSALEEALFLTRFARSVTVVHRRDTLRASAVLQDRARDNPRISFAWNKEIIGLRGQDRLTGVQLADARSGDLSEVPADGLFVAIGHLPRSDLFRDQLELTAGGHIRVQSPTTATSVPGVFACGDVVDALYRQAITAAGSGCAAALDAQRFLAGLETPVAGSGFRPTGTVASRPAEPVRPATEEATMVRGSAVETVTDASFAGEVLDHDKPVLVDFWATWCSACQLMFPALADFAREYEGLIAVKKVDVDESPVTAEKYDIGSMPTLKLFRGGEVVHTIVGAKTKSSLVAELSQFLPARTP
- a CDS encoding IclR family transcriptional regulator; translated protein: MSVVPKLVTDEAPDADRAEQRMQSLTRAFQLLELMASNGGSMALSELSHQSGLPLPTTYRVVNSMVSEGYVRRLQERGYALGPRLIGLGAVASRMLGACADPFIEELVEAVGETAGVAALDGESAAYIAQAPSRFAMRMSIEVGHRSPLHCTAAGKVILAQLPPSQVKHLLARTELQRYTPRTISSFPELKEELATVAKQGFAVDDGESEKGLRSIAVSVPEAPVPMALSVLGPDSRLTIDTVTAIVPLLHSTAAKLMTCV
- a CDS encoding IclR family transcriptional regulator, producing the protein MAGGARTPGQSVTSKVLAILGAFERGPNARSLTDIAADSGLPLSTVHRLVGELEQWGALNRDPGGGYRVGMRLWELGQHAGRQMRERARPILQDLFGLTQETTHLAIRSGADVLFVDRIYSSKRVPRAARVGGRLPLHVSAVGKVLLAHEDKWFRETYLLRDLEAMTRASRVDAATLRAELDQITRQGYAMTEQEARVGSCSVAVPVFHREGPVFAGLGLVVAAAQAGSLTRYLPALRAAAAEIERVTAPFPLSTILSTMRGGSSADRRVDPPGGELSGGGSERPGAATSGTGFN
- a CDS encoding cytochrome P450, translating into MATTQDVTAQPKGCPVDHHGYQPFDQHDPFPAYAELRREAPVMFDERIGYWVVTRYDDIKSVFADWETFSSENAQAPVRERGPQATQIMKEGGFTAYSGLSARIPPEHTRIREIVQREFTPRRYKTLEPAIRQNVVDLLEKLLAHPDRRADLFRDLAYDVPTITILTLLGADVTQIDTYKRWSDSRAAMTWGDLSDEEQVPHAHNLVEYWQECLALVARAHEEGGDNLIADLVRDQRDGAEITDHEIASVAYSLLFAGHETTTTLIANSLRVLLAHRDQWQALVEDPKKIKAAIEEVLRYSPSIVGWRRRALKDARIGDVDIPAGANILLLMGSANHDETHFEGGESFDIDRPNAREHLSFGFGIHYCLGNMLAKLQARIVLGEVAARAPHLTLDDPEGIGFRENLSFRIPLAVPVAWEA
- a CDS encoding PEP/pyruvate-binding domain-containing protein, which produces MTTYVQFFDAGLAPEHDLLGGKCASLVSMTAAGMPVPPGFAVTTALYDAFLADAGIAADISRLLAGIDADDVTDVDAASAQIRDEICSRAIPEPLRTATRAAYDELMARCGGEVPVAVRSSATAEDLPGASFAGQQDTYLWLTGWDEVREHIRRCWASLYTSRAIIYRLRNDIPDEGLSIAVAVQKMVNARTSGVAMTLDPTNGDRSKIVIDASYGLGEMVVSGQVTPDNVSLDKVMLTVVGEHLGDKHAELVPDPASRALVEREVDAERRARRSLTDTELVAVATMAKRAEKHYGCPQDIEWAIDADLPDGENLLLLQSRPETVWSAKKAAAPASAARTGVGGIAGITSVLLAAAG
- a CDS encoding PEP-utilizing enzyme — encoded protein: MARKSFPSPFDLPTPPGAEGWEGIYPYYLVFQDALKAEEDEKFWFCDSQHWPTVFKPFETIGGEFAVKCLGQYNARHLMIPNANGIEFRVHLGYLYMSPIPVPEDQIPARVPLFEERVGYYFQNWERLLGQWKVKVRATIDEMEGIEFTRLPDVVPTEDITSGKAMDGSERLLEDYDRLIQLCYRNWQYHFEFLNLGYIAYLDFFNYCKEVFPGIPDLAIATMVQGVDMELFKPDDELKELATLAVELGLQNQFTATDDVAGTLAAVAAAPGGDQWIARYEQAQDPWFNFTVGNGFYGHDKYWNEHQEIPLGYIADYIRRVEDGQQILRPVEALVAEKERIVAEYRDLLDGESLATFDAKRELAATAYPYVENHNFYIEHWTMGVFWRKIRQLSRMLHAEGFWTEPDDLLYLGRNEVRDALFDLVTGWGVGAPHRAIGPIHWPAEIERRRTIVDALKTARPAPALNTPPASITEPFTRMLWGITTEQVQSWLGAGDDDGFTGLRGMAASPGVVEGVARVVHDADQLAEVQEGDILVATVTAPSWGPIFGKIKATVTDIGGMMSHAAIVCREYGLPAVTGTGSGSTTIRTGQRLRVDGNAGTVTILDDEAPETSEAVLDGAVR